From the genome of Triticum aestivum cultivar Chinese Spring chromosome 3B, IWGSC CS RefSeq v2.1, whole genome shotgun sequence, one region includes:
- the LOC123064277 gene encoding protein FLOWERINGUS T-like, with amino-acid sequence MPNSRDPLIVGGIVGDIVDYFDASARLRVLYGNREITVGSELRPSQVANQPTLHITGRAGSLYTLVMVDPDVPRPSDPCEREYLHWFVTDIPEGGDVGRGTEVVAYERPQPIAGIHRLAFVVFRQVAREAIYAPGWRSNFVTRDLAECYSLGAPVAAAYFNCQREGSCGGRRWQG; translated from the exons ATGCCGAATTCGAGGGATCCGTTAATCGTCGGGGGGATTGTTGGCGACATCGTCGACTACTTCGACGCGTCGGCGCGGCTGAGGGTGCTGTACGGAAACCGCGAGATCACGGTTGGGTCCGAGCTGAGGCCGTCGCAGGTGGCGAACCAGCccacgctgcacatcacaggaagaGCGGGATCACTCTACACGCTC GTGATGGTAGACCCTGATGTGCCTAGACCAAGCGACCCTTGCGAACGGGAGTATCTCCATTG GTTTGTCACAGACATACCAGAAGGAGGTGACGTTGGCCGTG GCACTGAGGTGGTAGCGTACGAGAGGCCGCAGCCGATAGCGGGGATACACCGTTTGGCCTTCGTGGTGTTTCGGCAGGTTGCGCGGGAGGCCATCTACGCACCAGGGTGGCGCTCCAACTTCGTCACGAGGGACTTGGCCGAGTGCTACAGCCTGGGCGCTCCGGTCGCCGCTGCCTACTTCAACTGCCAGAGGGAGGGCAgctgcggtggccggaggtggCAGGGGTGA